The DNA region AGTTTTCCGCGAAGCATGCCGATGCATGCCTACCTACAGAAGCTTTCAACTAGCCGAAACTTTTATAACCGGACTTAAATCAAACCAATCCACAACTCGTCCCGTAACACTTGCCGGTCACGTAGATACAGACGGATCGTGTTCCGGAGGAACATATTCCGATCCTTACGAAATGGACTGACGCCGTGGTATTAGGCAGCATTAAAATCACATTGCAGGATTATGCAGCTGATgtgaaaataaacattaatcgCGTACAACTTAGATCCGGGGAGGCCTGCGAATTCAGTGCCACTTATTGTTCAGACATCGAAGGAGGGGATACCTTCTGGGATCTCGTACCTGCAGATACATGCAAGTTCTCTAATTATGGGATACTTTACGAGGGCTATGCcgacaaaattattgataatataaatcaacagGCTCAGGTGATTTATTCCTTGAccacgtaaaatattatatttgcgttAACTAGCagaggaaaatatttaaccTGTGGATACACTCTTACGATTACAGAGCAtccaaattaataatctttgagACTTCATCCGGTATTGCTGTCTTTAATAAACAAACCCGCGTAACtaatctcgatattttcatttatatgaaTTCTAAATTCGTATATGTCGAAAAACATATTCGTACGCAAATAAACCAATTATatcggaatattttattacaacaatGTAACCTGGAGCAGCAAATGCTGCAAAACGCACTGGCCATAGCCACTCAATTACCTGACATCTTGATATCACTTAATGAAAGGATCAGGATACATGGCATTACGAGCAGGAGAAGTAATTCACATAGTAAAATGCGTACCGGTTAAAGTGAGACTCGCACGTGTAGAGGAGTGTTACGATCAACTGCCGGTATTAAGAggaaacaaaacaaattttttaacaccTCAAACCCATATTTTATTGCGTCAAAGGACACAAGCGTATGCAACGCATTCGCTCCTTTGATGTATCTTTTAGGTGACTCTTGGTATAAGTTAACGCCAAAACCAATAGATACCTTACGACCGACAATAATGAAAGCTTTAACAAAACCTACATGGAAATATGTTAGCCCTGGATCACTGGCTACTAGCGGAATATACACAGAAACTGACCTGGAAGAACTTAGAGATCATATAATGTTCCCCGCTGAGACCCGCTGTACTAAATACAGTAGCGAGAGGCGTAATGACGATTCACATCTTTACAGGAGGCTcaatttcaaatcttttagataaaaacGCAATAGAAAAGATAGCTGTATCTACATGGCAAAAATTCTGGaataaatttctgattttCGGTAATGTCAGTGTCGGAATAATGGGAATATATTTAgacataagaatttttaaattaatcctgGACACCATAGTGCATGGTTATGCCCTACATACAATATATGGGTGGTCCTTATATTTAGTGGGAGTCATATGAGATTCTCTTactcaattattattgcatttaagaCAGAGACGCCCGCCGTCAACTCTAGAGCCTACAGCACCGTTTCTTAGATGTCAAGATCAAGATTTATACTGAAATCAGGAAAGAATCAGAAGGCACTTACCCTTCTCTTTCCACTAAAGAAGCTACCACCTGTATATTGCAACTCAGAGAATAAAAGGAGttgggaaaaagagaaaatgaagaaagaagaTCACACTCTCCCCCTCcactctttttcattttcttcgctTTCCTGCCCCTTTAAGAGAggaaaatagtatataataatagtatatatatacataaacaagCATTCCccattattaaaacaaactaattcttttatagaaaatggAAGTAAAACCTATCGATACGGCACAGTTAACCCGCTCTCGGCTCGAAGTCACCATAATTAAGATGATATTCCCCCTACTCTTCATGGTACATATCAACAACAGCAAGAAGAATCTTGAAGATTTGGAGGAAGAGTTGGAATTCCGCATGAATAGGAAGGCTAAGTACCTGCATTGTTGGTCGGAGGATATTAAAGAAGATGAGGACGTAGTAGTAAAGGAGGATAACACCTGGCGAAGAGGCTGGTTCGACAGTGTAAATTCAGACAGCAACATGGTCAAGATCTGCCTAAGAGATTATGGCAGAGAGATTTGGTGTCCGAAGAGTGAGATCTACTACTTGGAGGATAAGTTCAAGGAATTACCGTGGCAGATTGTTGCCTGCGGCTTGACTTACACCGAGTTGAAAGGTCGCGCCCAGATGTGGTCTGACAAAACTAATGAGCTGTGCCGAATCCTTGCTGAAGGACACAAAAGCTGGATTAACATCCGCCGCAGCCCATCCGAAGGGGAGCCGCCTTAGTAAAACTGACCGTACAAGGCGAAAATTACAGTGGGTCATACAATCTGCGGGACTTCTTAGTCCAGTTGGGTCACTCGCGAGTCAGCCGAAAAGTGACGGTGGATGTATTTCCtgctttctaaataaaaaagaggaaaatccTTGTATGAGCAAATCTTACACTCTAGCCCcgacataattatatactcaATAAATTAAGTCATATACTATCACTGTTATAAGTACTATcaacattatcattattgtatatcatatattattgaaaaaaaaggagaaaaaaatataaataataataataatagtaatataaatatatgcgtattatattataaatataggactattctcaaatattaaatattcattcttattttatatgcatctatatagacatatatatatatatatatatatatatatatatatatatatatatatattatactacttgcgagtttttatttagaaattagtTTTTACGTAGATTTAAGTCACTTACATTTTTCTTACTCCCACTTACACTTTTCCACTCCCTGTAAatcaatatcgaaatattcaaGATGACTGAAACTAATCACgaataaattacttatatatatatatatatatatatatatatatatatatatatatatatatgtatcttttgtTGGGTTTATTACTAtgcgaatatattatttgcaatttgcgatttttattacatattttatagcaatctatctctttttcggATCTTAAGTCGTAATTGTTTATTCGTaacattaaatgtaaaaactaGGTTTCTTTacttataaatcattaatatcgtAGATGCATATTGATTTTCAGTCaactagaattttatttataaaggcagttaattttaaattttaatgtctattacataaatttattttagatcattatcaaaattaaaattatatttatgtttataaataaatttatattatgattaaatttatgattaaatttattatttatattatatggttatatataataattatatggttTAATAGAGATTTATATGGTTTAATAGAGGTTTATCTGATAAACCTCTAACATATTgtcatatcttttataatataaacgcaataaaaatttttaggattTGTATCTATTAATTCGATGTTTAGGTTTTAATAATCAGGATAATCATTCAAATTCTTGtatttcgtaataaataatttaaaatatataaataaactgttTCACAAACTGATTGTTTCGACAAACGATAGAGAgagtaaatagaaaatatattggcATAATCTTATTAGCAACTGCTTATCGCATTCGcgaatgtttttttcattgccgcgattttcattaacattatagaaaatagaaatcgaGATACTGATTTCTTATGgtcaattaaaatgaataactTGTATTTTGCTcgtgtcatatgtcaaaataataaaattaaaaaaaaatagatcataacagatatatcaaattaaatgatttaaattgaaCTTTATTGTGAGCATAATAGTTGCTTACAAAAGTTATCTATGTTAATAAACAGaagatatacataattttctttataatgtgaatattttgatataattattagctcTAAAAGGCTCTAACTAAGGAATAAAGAAATCACTTCAAGGTACGCATATTACGAAATACCAACTGAGTAATTTGGACTttacgtacatatattattttgacatatgacacgagtaaaatacaaattattcatCTTAATtgcatacagggtgtcctaaaaattttgacacacctaaagtgtgaaggtagattaaGCCAAACTGAAtcgaaaagtcctataccattttgcaaaatttgcaatagtttttgtgttattaattaaaatatgtgagctaatgagcgcgttggAAAACAGTAAGTGGAGTCACGCTCTGTCACTTTTTACTTAGATAATATCTTCGTTGCTAAACGTTCACAAGTAATCTGTCATACATGCCTGCCGATGCCGGCCTACTGCTTTCCACcgcgctcattagctcacatattttaattaataacgcaaaaactattgagaattttgcaaaatggtataggacttttTGACTCAGTTTGGctcaatctaccttcacacttcgggtggtcaaaatttttaggacaccctgtatgtatatatatatatatatatatatatatatatatatatattttgatacatgCATATGAgtacatgtgtatattaaagtaattaaaacaaaagtttattaaaagaaaaataataaacatattattactatCAAGTTGGAGTCTTAAAACATCTTTTGaagtgttattaaaaattagaaaaaaaaatagaaaattttttataaaatatcggaTAACAATTTTGTGcacttcttaaaataaatcaagatgATGATTTAAATTGCTATTATCTTAGGATATAATTCgataatgttttaatgtatctaaacaaaatttaaaaacattttacgtatcatgcataatatattcaattttttatttttacacattttttaaaacacacaagttgtacatatttttatgaatcaaaataatgcaataaatacactattgtaaagtaattttaaagagcgctagatttaatttttcggaAGTTGAGATGTATTACGCCGTTTAATGGTACTGTCATGGCACCCTTCGGATCAATTATCATTGGTATCAAAGTTTCCTTGCACGGtgttatttcacattttctcAAGATTATTATAAGTGCCagctttatttgcaaaattcctAAACGAGTgcctgcaaaaaaaaacataaactaCATAAACTATATGTGTAATGATATTGTACTAATCAAGAagaagtgaaaaataaaaattatacattatcactataattgaaattattcgtACTTTTGTcgcgttattttatattttaacataaagttgcaaatttgacaattataaaatttattggatAAAACATATGACAATATTGTTGTGTAtttcataatatcaatattaaataacttgtatttttctctctcttagaaATCcgcagttttttttaaatttttgatttgattttctCACCTATGCACGCACGTGGACCCTCTCCGAAGGGGAAATAGACGCATGCCGGTCTGTCACGTTTATTTTCCTCATTGAATCGCTCCGGATCAAACTTATTCGGATTGGGAAAGTATTCCGGATCATAGTGTAGACCAAGCATCGGGATGTATATCGGTGTATCCTTTTCAATTACGAGATCAAAGTTCGGCACTTTATAAGTCTCACTTGGCATACGATTTAGATAGCCCAATGGCGGATACATTCTCAAAGTTTCGGAAACCACCATATCAAGATATGGTAACGATGTAGTCTGGTAATAAAGtataactataaatttaaaaatatatataatgaggtAATgactcattatatatattttaaaatttattcaagtgtaaaaaaaaaaaaaagcattgcTCCTGCAATGATATCAATGATATTTGCAtgatacacatttattataataatttttcgatagtAACTAAATGTCATATAATATACCATATCGTATGTAATTTTTCCACCGGATTTGTCAAGAGCCTCGACAATTTCTTTCCTCAAAGTACTTTGAATATCAGGTTGCAATGCGAGCTCATACAACGCGAACGCCGTTGTTGTTGAAGATGTTTCGAAACCAGCGCTAAAGAAACTGGCTGCTTGCGCCATAAGATCATCCCCGtcaaattctaaaattcaatttatttatagacttTTAAAggcttttattatttgcgataattaatttcaattattggaATTATTATTCTGACATATCGAATCTAATAACAgtcataacaaaataattattacgaattttactacgttataaattatctctttatttatttttgttaaatataattttaaaaaattttctacaagttttaaaaataaatattgtttattttacttaCTAAATCCGTTGTAATCCTGATcaccgtaattttttttcaattcgagAAGAATGTCGATGAGATCGTTCCTCTTTATGTCAGATTCCATGCGCTGAGTGATTGTCTCCCAAAAAACCTTGCGCAAAAAGATAGTAGGCTCTTTGCCAAATAGCTTTACACGAGTGAGTCGAACTATACTTGGAAGGAAAAATATCGCGAGCATTTCCAAGCCCCGAATTGTATCGTATTGAAAGATCATCTTGCCGTATTTGCGAAACTCAGCGTTTGGATCCTTGAACGAATTCACATCGAGTCCATAAGCAGTGCTACCAATGACATCCGTGGTAAATTTGGCAGCTAATTCTCTCACTTCAATCATCTCTTCTGCATCTATCagcaatgttattaattaatttcatccatctctaaattatcttatataaattatcacacattttcatgaaatttaaaaatgcagcatttgcggatttttttttctttttttttattcagattctgtcataataattatatgatttaatattgagttgactttcataaaataaattattaaaatttctcaattatacacttttttataaattaacttataagttcaattaatatatgattaaagtagaattatatgaaataaaaaacagcatattattgatattttttaaatgatattttttaattgatattttttaaactttatcaaaagtatatatatatatatatatatatatatatatatatatatatatatcattaatgtttttatcaactttttataatttttcttatactttccaatattttgtattttacatatatgactCATTTAACACCTACCTTCTTTCAACGATTCGAGATACGTGTCTAGATTGTTTCCACATTCTAACATcaattcaaacatttttttcagtttaccGGATGAGAAGAATGGCGACAATTTCATTCTTAACATCTTCCAGGTTGGATTCCtcataaaaaagagattgttACAACCTAGACGATCTTTCGGATCTGCCATAATGTATCGATCGGAGAAGGTATTAAAATCCTTTATTAAGATGTTCTTAATGAGTTCTCGATCACGAACTAACAAGAAGGGTTTGTCGAAAATATAGAGACCGAAGTAAGGTAATCCCTTTGCTTGCTCATATAACTCCTTTAGAAAATATGCTGGTGCTTTTCTTAGTAATAGGCATTCTGTGAAATTGCCTAAGAAAGGTGTCGGTGGAAAGATTTCCGAGATGCCCCGTTTCTTCCAGTATTTAAAATTGCGTGTCATGTAGAGATAAACGATTATCATGAGAGTCGTTAAAACTATAATGCCGTCCAAACCCCAGTAAGCAGTTATGAGTGCCATTTTAAtttgtctaaaaaatattttttacattaatatatatgaatagacaatattatattttaataatatatacagaatattaaaaaagggtCTAGgattttaaaagcaaatagTATTCACAAAATGGAgggaaaaaattctaataagcattagtcgaaaaattaatattgtctaCTCATTTCGAGAACGATgacaataatttcaaatatataatgttgattCTTAATTAACATTCCTTGATTTTTTGACAACATTATGTCAAcaagatagatttttaaaaaaataaaagtttttattttgcatatttttcttattgcatatatttattattgcatatttttctcgaaacagtataataaagtttttttttcatttaatgtattttccgAATTACTTTCGATATTTAGGAGATTTGCCGGATGctttagtttcttttttattttcactctCATTATAGCGATTTAATATTCCATTGctctaaaatattgttttattactttaaaaaaaatcaagattttgttttaaaactcattgaaaaaattcaatgtcttttatctttttttgtttaagtcttgcataatgttatataataaaatagtttctgtaatttttaaattttatgtgctAAAAATGCTTAAAATTAGTATCTTTGATTGAtaagttttgttttttaagtattaatatgaatttaaattaatgattgctAAAACTGGAAGCACACAAGAATTATCATGATGATCATGAAttcgttttttaatataaattgtttggaaaaaagataattctgATTAGAAAACTGTATTGAATGGAGTCTGATTGCTACATGATAATTATGTAAACATTTATCTAAGATAAAGAGAGActgtctaataaaatatattatattaaaaaaatacgatacaTACCAAACTTGAGTAACTCACACATGTTACACAGAAGGTAAATATTACACACAACGAACGTTCGAGA from Cataglyphis hispanica isolate Lineage 1 chromosome 22, ULB_Chis1_1.0, whole genome shotgun sequence includes:
- the LOC126857740 gene encoding cytochrome P450 6k1-like gives rise to the protein MALITAYWGLDGIIVLTTLMIIVYLYMTRNFKYWKKRGISEIFPPTPFLGNFTECLLLRKAPAYFLKELYEQAKGLPYFGLYIFDKPFLLVRDRELIKNILIKDFNTFSDRYIMADPKDRLGCNNLFFMRNPTWKMLRMKLSPFFSSGKLKKMFELMLECGNNLDTYLESLKEDAEEMIEVRELAAKFTTDVIGSTAYGLDVNSFKDPNAEFRKYGKMIFQYDTIRGLEMLAIFFLPSIVRLTRVKLFGKEPTIFLRKVFWETITQRMESDIKRNDLIDILLELKKNYGDQDYNGFKFDGDDLMAQAASFFSAGFETSSTTTAFALYELALQPDIQSTLRKEIVEALDKSGGKITYDMTTSLPYLDMVVSETLRMYPPLGYLNRMPSETYKVPNFDLVIEKDTPIYIPMLGLHYDPEYFPNPNKFDPERFNEENKRDRPACVYFPFGEGPRACIGTRLGILQIKLALIIILRKCEITPCKETLIPMIIDPKGAMTVPLNGVIHLNFRKIKSSAL